CCCTGATAAACTCAAATAGGATAGACATCTACCTCTTGAATACCCGGATACCAAGCCAGGAAATATGTCCTGAGACTTTTGTAAGTTGTCAGGGTTTAGCCCTTGGCAGAATTGGTATCAGTTCCAGGTTGGAGTGTTCAGTCACTCACTGGTGTAATCTCATGTCTCATTTAGAAATGTATGCGATTTTTTTGTAGTTTACTGCTACGATCATGACTATTGACAAAtcttattcaatttattattcttgttatttttaataatattgggAGGGAACTTCCATGCACAACTGGGCCAGGGCCACCATGCAAGGAACGAGCTCTTGGCTTCACTGACCACATGGATGCGGCTTCATCACCTAATTCCTTGTGATCATCATCAAGTACAGTACCTGTAACAAAGGTAACAAAAATCTGCATGATCGAATGTTGTAATTGTATCCATCTGATTGCCTCATTTGTTCAGTATCAGAAGTGAAAAGAGCATTAACTATGTACATTACTTtgtctccatttttcttttaaagcataCAAACAAGAGAAACAGAATTTTTTCCTTTGCTGGTGAAGCTCCTTGGACCTCTTCAAAAGGCTGAATAAGAGGTTGGAAAGTGACCCCATTaccagcagcagcagcagcaccTCCTCCGTCACCTTCACTTCTAGTACTAAACTGGCACCTGCTAGGGTTGTTACCAGACTACCTCCACTTCCTCCACCATGTTTACTACTCTTTTTCATGCTTATGagtttatttcttttcaatttctattcGTCTTTCCTctttccctcttttctttcaacCAGAGAACCTTAGGTAGACGTACCATTGTTGGCAGTGGAAATCCCAGGACCACAgctttaatcaaatatcacttAAAAGTTAAAGGGCTTCGGCAAGGCAAGCGAAGTCAGATCCATTGGAGAGGCACGATTGCAATTAAAAGATAGCCTCAGCCTCCCATTAGTAACCaggaattaaataaattgagttTGTATGGGGCTTTTCTGTACAAGATTTTGATAGCCAATAAATCATCCGACATTGTTTGGTTTTACATAGAATATTAGTAATGAAGAAATGCCCAATAAAAGAGGAGAGGGAATGCCATTTTAATGAACATGGGCATTTGAAATTCTGGCACATCTTTCACTGTTGGGCAAATTTCATTGCGTGCTGCTACATTTAGAGAATCTCTGTGGCCAATCACTAAGCAGGCGGACCAAAGAAAagtgaggtgtttcaagtttcaacaCCATAAATACCATACAGTCTCAGTGTTCCAACCTAGTTTTCAGCCACTTGTATTTTTCCCATTACAGAAAGGCTTCACTGTACTCTCCTCAATTTTACTAATGCCAATTCTAACATACAAGACTTATTTCAACTGGTTGGAAAACATACCGATTTTACGAACTTGTCGTAACATGAACAGTAAGGGATGACGTGTTTGTTTCTGGTCCAAACACACTCTCTTTTAAGTAGTGAGTAGTGCTTCTTACTTCTTAGTTACCGCTTGAAGCCTCGATCTTGTGAGTTGGGATCAGccatacattttcaaatttattagtCACAAATCACAATTAGGGTAGGCAGTCAgcatcatgattttttttttaaaaaaaaaaaaaaaaatcctcgcTCAAAagttaaatgaataaatttattgaataacccatttttttaagaaatgttttgaGGTgcacaaataatttaaaatagaattttaattaaatattcaaataatggTTTCTAATTCTTTACtccatcaataaaaaaaaggtatgaAAATGACCCCTCATAGAAATTTTgctatttttaacaattaacGTGAAAATTTGTTGAACCTACGTCATGCCATAAACTTAATCAGTGATTAGAAAAAATTGACAATTAATGTACAGAAAAGTTCAAATTTCGAAACCATGTTCATTAATTTACGCTAACTCAACCCATTAAACGACATCGTTTTTTCAAGAAAGCAAGAAAACAGTTCTTGGAAATCCTGACATTGTCCTGCCTTGCAAAATCAACATCCTCAGAAATCGCGATTAACTCGCACCGACCACGCCGTAGTGGCGCCCGGGATACGCTGACGCCAACCAAATCTGGGTCAGCTGAGCTAAAGCGGAGCCATTAGAAGCCGAGCCGACATACGGTCCTTTGCACTTATCACCACCCAGGCAAGGTCTACATGCGTCTCACTGATCCAAAAATATCTATCAGAAAACGGTCGAAAACCAGCAGTGCACCGGCTATCGCCGGTTAGGAGAAATTGCATTTGGAGTGAATTTGGGTTCATTTCATTTGAACTAGAGTGTACCTAACCcaagtaagattctaacccaATAAGGTGACCCAAGTTGGTTTAtttaaagagagagaaagtgtgaGGACAGCTGGGTTGTGAGCTGGTTTACTGATCTTCCCGTTCCACTCCaatcctctttctctctcttgttttcttttgtagatGAACAGTCGTAGACTATTTGCCTTCAAACATAGCTGTTTAAATTGATTGAGTAATGATGTAGAGTAGAGAGTGTGGGCTATATAGGGATAGAGTGGTGTGAGAGTTTTTGGTTAGCTTCTCTTGTGGGTTGTGTTTTTGATTGTAAGCTTCAAGTGCTTTGCTTGTGGGGTTTGTTTTTGTGggttcttcttctttctttttgatgGGTTCAGAGGGGGAGGAAGTACtgaaaaaggagaaagattGGGAAGCCAAGAGAGAGGGCTGGTTATACAAGGACGCTATTTGTATACACCTCTACTATTCTAGTTGCGCTTGTGTTGGGCATGGGACTTCCTACTTTCATGGTTTCATttaagtgaagaaaaaaaaaaagaattgcaaaagaaaaaaatttgctCTCAGCACATCTGCCAAGAGCACTAAAGATTTCGGTTTAACGAAACAAACCCAAGCATCTAAACAAGATCCAATTTAGATCTGCTTACAGTTTCTTGCCCTTCAGTTATGAAGAGACTCGGAAGCTCGGAGTCCTTGGGTGCTTTGATGGCCATCTGCCCAACTACAGGTTTAATAAAACGAATTCTTCTGTCCTTGTACTTTGTTATTTTTCATGCTTTTATTTCTAAGATTCAAACACGCCCATGTGATGCTTTCTGGTCTCTAACCTTTTCTGTGGCCAATCACCTTAAAAATCTTTGTAAACTTTGATGTTTGTATCTGTTAAATCAAAGCGGTTTTAATGTTGTATAAGTATTAACTTTCCGTGCTTAAAGCCTCTTTGTCTTTTATGGGTTTTCTCTTTCTGGCTAGTCCTAGTTATTGCCTTGCGGATAGTGGTTTCCTAATTTCTGCCTTctcaatttgattttcttttttttggctcTCCAATTGTGTTACAGATGAACACAGTCCCAGGAACAACCATGTCTACAGTAGGGAATTTCAGACCATGTTCGATGGCCTAGACGAAGAGGGCTGTGTGGAGGAATCCGGGCAGATCGTCGAGAAGAAACGGCGGTTAAGCGTCGACCAAGTGAAGGCCTTGGAGAAGAATTTCGAGGTGGAAAATAAGCTTGAACCCGAGAGAAAGGTGAAGCTAGCCCAGGAGCTTGGGTTGCAGCCAAGGCAAGTAGccgtttggttccaaaaccgcCGGGCCCGGTGGAAGACCAAGCAATTGGAGAGAGACTATGGCATCCTCAAGGCCAATTATGAAACTCTCAAGCACAATTACGACGCCATCCAACACGACAATGAAGCTCTACTCAAAGAGGTATAGGATATTCTGCCAACTATGCGTATGGTGTGTTTCTCTGGTTACTGGAATGCTGCATTAATTTTCAAAGTGTTTTTCTGACTTTAGGCGgtggaaagagagagagaaagaggggaGAAAAGTgctttgaaaaattgttttttaaaagcctaaaaaaggaaaagtgtcTAATATGTAAAAGTAAGTGTGTGTATACGGTTGTGTTTGATGGGGGGTTCTCTATGTTTTGGGAGTGCAGATAAGAGAGCTGAAATCAAAGCTGAACGAAGAGAAGACAGAGAGCAATCTTTCAGTTAAAGAAGAGTTGGTGGTTTCGGAATCCGATGAGAAGGTGAAGGTGATGGAACAAAGCGAAACAGCCATGGGTGCAGGCATCGGTGGATCTGATGCCAAAGACTTGAGCAACGACGATAGTTTCAAGGATGGCAACGGAGGAGGCAGAGTTTCAGTGTTCCCGGACATGAAAGATGGCTCCTCCGATAGCGACTCCAGCGCCATCTTGAACGAAGACAACAGCCCCAATGCCGCCATATCTTCATCTGGGGTTCTTCAGaacaaccaccaccaccaccttctCATGTCGCCGCCTTCCTCTTCCCTCAGGTTCAACAGCTCTTCCTCCTCCTCGATCAACTGCTTCCACTTCTCTGACTCCTCCAGACCCACTCTCGGGAATACCCAGAAAGCCTATCAACCCCAGTTCGTGAAAATGGAGGAACACAATTTCTTCGGCGCAGACGAGTCCTGCAATTTCTTCTCGGACGATCAACCTCCCACCCTTCCTTGGTACTGCCCCGATCAGTGGACCTAAACTACTTGATCACTTGATGAAGAAGAGGCAAATCCAAATAAGAATCCAAAAAATGCTCCaagaaattttgtaaaattgtaAAATGGAAGTGATGATGGAGTATGTAATTAAGTAGCTTTTCCTCGCCATTGTAGCAAAGTGAACAAGTTGCAGAGAGAAGGTCGAGATAGAAGGGCAGAGAGGAGAGACACACGTGGGGGTGGTCTAGGGCGAAAGGTGACGGCTATGGTGCTGGTCGTGGGGGTGGGGGAAGGTGGTGTTTCTGTGAGCCATTGCGGGAATGATTAGGTCGTAATTGAAAGTCTCCCTGCAGCTAATGTAAAAACAATCCGAATAATATTCCTAGGGAGGAGAATAATATGAAAATCCATGGAGGAACAATCCTGTAATGGTGAAATAATCATTGCCTTGCTTTTCATCTCTCGTGCATTTTGCTCTTCCATTCCAGAATTGGAGGCCCAATTTTTGTCCTccttcctccattttttttttccttttcattttctcccTCAATTTTGAACAAATTCTCTCCAAAATAATTGTCTAAATTCATGAATTTATGGGTGTAAttcatcataattttaaaattacatcaaaagttccttaaatactaaaaacatgACTTGAGGGGTTGATTGAATAAAACCCTTGGAATgtaatatttaactttatttaaaaattcatgaaatattaaaattatttttattttaaataatttttagaaataatttcaataacacagccataaagaaataaaaagctatcctaaaaagacTTGACATACTTGAGGTCTCTTTCCTAGCTTTGGAAAGTTTGGAATACTTGGTTGAAAATGATAAGGTAACCTTCAATAACtttcatgttttataaaattttaaatataattttttttggacatACTTTGCTTTTTTTCCTTGGGTGCTTAGCAAAcgaacttaataatttaatttaagtcattaaataaattaagtatatttaataaaataatttaattatataatttaaagttaaaaataaatttaaataataagtaaaaacaattaatttatttttaagttcatatcttcattttatctttttatcccTTTTGTACTAGTTACCTCCACAATCTCCTTTCTCTTataaaacaaccttaatacttaaagtaaaaataaaattataagttttaagCTAAtgacttaagtataatttaacttaaaataaacttaaatcattaaataataattattaaattttgtcaaacgtcTCTTTGTACCTTGGTATGTTTTTAGAGGATGatgataaattcaattcataatttaaataatttaatttaagtcattaaattgattaaaatatttgaaaaaataatttaatattataatttaaagttaaaaataactttaaatattaacttatcaaaaatttcaattttttttaaaacttatttactCTCATTTAATAAGTATCTCTTTTGAATCCACGAGTCCCATCCatgacttttttaaaaaatatatatatatatattattattattttatatatttttaagacaaaagtttaaaaaacaaatttattatttaatattaaattaaattaataagattaaatatttaaatatgataacttagaaaaaaaattaaactaacttataaaaaataaagtaataagtTCTAAATCAATACCttaataatagtttaatttaaaatcaactgaACTCATTAATATGTATTAACTTTTACCAAATACTCTCTTAAAAtccacttaaattattaagtaataaatactAAATGTcataatagatataaaaaataaaataaagaaaataaataatcttaaaataatagaCATGCGAGGAAACGAAACAAATTGCAATTGTCGTATTGAATCAATTTGTGAGAAGGATTCATGACCCGAGTACGGTTGAATATCATTATACAAAAAATTCTTTCTCATGTTGTGGAGATAAAACCCTTAATAATAGTATCTTAAATAGTTAAATCAAAACCCTGTTGTATCTTAATGCATGCGACTTTTTTCATACCTTACTATTAATTAAATCACCCATATACTTGGAAAATTGTTTGAACCAAATTCTTAATGATGACGTTTATAATTATCTTGTCTTATAAGCactctttgtttgttttctatttGATTTCGATGGATTCAAATTGTTCAACCATTTTACTACCttataatcctaaaatttccttttgtaattattttgtatatttagttttctttaacTCTTTCAGAAATCTCAACTCGGGCTTTGATATTACTTGTTTTagcaaaaactttattttaatctcataaatacattttaatctCATcacttagaatatttataaaaatatttctaaaaactttattttttttttatcgtaatcaatatagaaatatttatctaattttctttacaaaaaagaatgTACATCGAGAAGCCACCTcaaattgtaaatttaaattgaCAATCTTTGACGATTAGATTTAGTGACAAGGGAGTttgttattttaagaaaatattatccatGTCTACAATAGTGGctgaaaaggaaaagtaagaaAGTAAATTTCCACAAGTAAAAGAGGAAGAAGGGTACAACTCTTTTGAATGCGTTGGAAGAAAGAGCTTATGATAAGCACTTTGTCCTTTGCTGTTGACTAGTTCTCAGAAATTTGCATAGCAGAAATCTTCCCTTTATTTCAATGAATTGTTTCCATTTTCACAAGCTCATTATTGCAGCTTGACCCATTCATTTTGCAACCCATCACAATCCCTACaactttcttatattttcccatttccttctcaaaattcaaatcattaccTTGGAGAATTCAGGAGTTGGGGTTTTTCAAATTCATATGCCTACACATCCCTCAAAAATTGGACAACTTCACTCTTTCTTTATACCACTTGAAAGCAAAACTCCCCATGCATACTCATGGAGTCATGGGGGCCCTCACCCCACcaagaatttgaagaagaattttttttttttttttatacaaattaagACCCCATTTTTGGTTCcatcaaacaaatatttttggaGTCGACTTCATATATTTTACTCCCTAATTATATTATAggaaatatatttgataaaatttctaTTCAACAATGGATGGTTAGGATATGTATATTTAGTTCAAACATCATGAAAacagaataaaattaaatttatttaaaaatgaaaataaattttacaatattttttttatatataaaatataaaggtgatgattttaaatattttcaaaattttaaaattattgaaagcgCTAACAAAAATTAGTATTAATGCGCTTgtccaccaattttttttatttacctgATTATTGATTCATGGAAATTTAAGCTTAATATAAAGCATTCATTGGTAAGATTGAATAatacttaaatattaaaataaaccaAGCTTTATTCTAATACAAGTCCAGCTCTTAATTTTAATTGCAGTCAATACACACTGAGTATATTTTAATCCTCTGCCAAGTCACTTTCTCAACCCCTTGCATAAACCTGCCTGGATGAAGCTCTTCCCAAATGTACCTCCCACTCCCTTCCTCTTATGCTTCCGTTTCATTAATAGTCCCCCTTTTATCTTCACCCACCCATTTGGTTACAAGGgctgcttttttattttataaattctgttggtaattatttttcaaaacaatttttttttttgttttttatcataaataaaaaataaaaaataaaaaaacaatattttgtttttaaaaatagaaatgatctttcaattgtttttagaaatttatgatacaaaaaggtgtACCAAACCCAAGAAAATGAAGGCCATGAAAATGGTGGGGGTTGAGGGAGGAAAGGCTGAaatcccaaaaagaaaaagacaaaagagaTAAGTAAAGAGA
Above is a genomic segment from Vitis riparia cultivar Riparia Gloire de Montpellier isolate 1030 chromosome 7, EGFV_Vit.rip_1.0, whole genome shotgun sequence containing:
- the LOC117918356 gene encoding homeobox-leucine zipper protein ATHB-6-like; amino-acid sequence: MKRLGSSESLGALMAICPTTDEHSPRNNHVYSREFQTMFDGLDEEGCVEESGQIVEKKRRLSVDQVKALEKNFEVENKLEPERKVKLAQELGLQPRQVAVWFQNRRARWKTKQLERDYGILKANYETLKHNYDAIQHDNEALLKEIRELKSKLNEEKTESNLSVKEELVVSESDEKVKVMEQSETAMGAGIGGSDAKDLSNDDSFKDGNGGGRVSVFPDMKDGSSDSDSSAILNEDNSPNAAISSSGVLQNNHHHHLLMSPPSSSLRFNSSSSSSINCFHFSDSSRPTLGNTQKAYQPQFVKMEEHNFFGADESCNFFSDDQPPTLPWYCPDQWT